Genomic window (Candidatus Bathyarchaeia archaeon):
TCCTGTTCCATCTGGTAGAGATTTAAGTCTATGTTTAAGGGCTTCTCCAGCTCGGCATAAGGCTCCAAGTTGAACAATTGTGGAGCTATTGCGCCAAAACCGCTTAGAATATAAGGCGAATTCACACCTGTCAGAATCAGCGTCACCTTTATCTTGCCATCCAGCTCTGGATTTACTCTGGCTCCCCAAATGACCAGCGAATCATTGTCCATTATTTCCGTGACTATTTCTCCCACACGGTTTGCCTCCTCAATAGTCATGTTAGCGTCCCCTGAAACGTGAATCAGTGCACCCTTTGCCCCAACATAGTCCACGTCTAAAAGCGGGTTTCTCAATGCTTTTCTGACAGCATCCTCCGCTCTGTTGGGAGCATCTGACTCGCCTATGCCAATCACCGCCAAGCCGCCCCGCTTCACAATGGTCTTGAAATCTGCAAAATCAAGATTTATGAGGCTTGGCGCCGAAATGGTCTCCACAATCCCCTTGATCATGTTCGCCAAAACCTGATCAGCCAGCTTGAAAGCCTCGTTTATCGGAAGGTGAGGCGCAAGCTGAAGTAGCTTATTGTTGTCAATAACCACAACGGTGTCGCAATATCTACGCAGCTCGGTCAGAGCGAAAGCCGCATACTCCATACGCCCTTTCTCAATTCTAAAGGGTGTTGTGACAACTCCTACTGTCAGCGCTCCTTTTCTTTTTGCAATTTCAGCAATCACTGGTGCAGCACCCGTACCTGTTCCGCCGCCTAACCCAGCTGTTATGAAGACTATGTCTGCCCCCGTAAGCAACTCCTCAATCCGCTTTCTGGATTCCTCTATAGCGGCTCTTCCAAGCTTGGGGTCTCCGCCAACCCCCAAGCCCTTCGTCAACTTTTCACCTATCAAAATTTTCCTGTGAGCCTTCGAAAATCTCAGGTGGAGGGCATCCGTGTTTATGGCCACGCATTCCGCGCCAACTATGCCCATTTCCATAAGCCTTGTCACGGTGTTGTTTCCAGCCCCGCCCACGCCGAGCACGAGCATGCGGCAAAAGCTGGGTGGACGGATTTCCTCGGCAACGGTGTTTTGCCATGAATAACGAAAAGTTTGCTGACCAATGGTTGACTGCATTAGCCAACCCTCTTCCTGCGCCAAATCTCATTATTTATTAGGTCGCGTATAGCTACACGAATAGCCTCAGCTCTATTCGGGTAAAGCTTCTCATTAACTAACTGATCCAACGCCTCAATGTAGGGTTCAGGAAGATACAGTGTTATCAGCTTCATTTCAACTCCCCCTACCGGTGAGCGACAAAACTGTTCCAGATCGTTATACTTGTATATAATATGCTTTAAATATGTTTCAAATATGTTTGTTCTTTCTTTTTTAAAGTTTGCTGCCATCCCGTTTCAAGAAGCTGTAAATTCGGTTTCTGTCCACCTCTAGGTTTTTATTCCTTCTTGAGGCATCTACTGTATTGCCATGGATGGCTTGCGGGTGTTCCTTAAAAGCTTCGGGTGTTCGACGAATTTGGCTGATGGGGAGGTTATGGCCGGTTGCCTAGCTAGGGCTGGATATGTTCTTGTGGATAGTTTGGCAGGTGCTGACGTGGTTGTCTACAATACCTGTGCGGTTAAGGGTCCAACAGAAAACCGCATGATAGACCTCTTGAAACGAGTTCCAAAGAGCAAGAAACTAATCGTGGTTGGATGTTTACCCCTCATAAATTTTGAGCGATTACAACGTGAAGCCTCCTTTGACGGGGTAGCTGGACCCGCTCTGGGCGAGAGAATAGTTGACATTGTTGAGGCTGTTTTGAAGGGAGATAAGGTTGTTGCCTTGGAGGATGCGGAGAGGGCTAAGCCTGACATGCATCTTCCAAGGGTTCGCCTCAACCCGGTGATCGGCATAATTCCCATAAGCTATGGATGTCTAGGTTCATGTGCCTACTGCTGTGTTGTCTTTGCTAGAGGCCGCTTAAGGAGCTATTCTGTGAGCGAGATAGTTGAGAGGGTTAAGATGGACTTAGCTGAGGGGGTTCGAGAGTTTTGGCTCACCTCGCAGGATACGGCTTGTTATGGCCTTGATTTAGGCACAAGCCTTCCAGAGCTTGTGGAAGCCGTATGCAGGGTTGAGGGAAACTTTAAGGTTCGCATTGGGATGATGACGCCCAACATGACGCTAAAAATTTTAGATCGCCTTGTGAAGGCTTATGAAAACGACAAAGTCTTCAAGTTTCTCCATCTCCCCGTTCAAAGCGGCGATGACAAAATCCTCCAGCGCATGCGGAGATTCTACACTGCAGATGATTTCCGCCACATAATAGAGGTTTTCCGCAGTGTCTTCCCAAAAATGACAATTGCAACCGACGTTATCTGCGGCTTTCCAGGAGAAACCAGAGAAGCCTTCGAGAGAACTGTGCAGTTAATCAGGGACATAAAACCAGATGTGGTTAATGTTTCAAAGTTCTTTGCGAGACCGCGAACAATTGCCGCTCAGATGAGGGATATCGTGCCCTTTTCCGAGATTAAGGCTAGGAGCGCCTTCATGAGTCGTTTGGCTTTAGACATGGCTCTTGAACGGAATAGGGAGTGGGTTGGCTGGGAAGGCGAAATTCTTGTAGATGAATCTGGAACTGTTTCAGGCTCATGGATTGGCAGAAACTTTGCCTACAAGCCCATCGTGATAAAACGGGATGGCGGTATGCTCGGCAATTTTGTCCGCGTTAAGGCTGTTGAGGCTTTTCCAACCCATTTAGAGGGTGAAATCATAGACTAATCACGCTTGCCTCGTAATTTTTACATGTGTGATGGCTTGCAGATGGCTGTTTTTGCTTTTCTTACCAATTTTCAATGTTGAAGGTTTATACATGCGGATGGCAATAGGCTACGGGGTATAGAGCTGATCTCAATGGGCGTTGAGAGGAAGATCCCAAGGACCATGTCCACTCAGCATCCGGACAATGTGTCCCTCCCCAGCTGGGTGAGCGGAGACGTCATTCAGGGGGATGCCGAAGTCGACGAGGCTTTCTTCGCTTACAAGGAGCTCGGCTGTATGGAGGTCATGTGGGATTCAGAGGGCAAGGATGTGGACACCCATGTCGTCAGAAAACTTCTAGGCAAGTATGACGAGTTCTTCAAAGAGCATGTTTTAGGTGAGGATGTATTCCTAACCTATCGTGTTCCAAACCCAAAGGTTGAAGCAACTGAGCGCAAAATCCTCCTAGAATCCCTTGTCAATATTCCAGTAGCCCATGACATTGCAAGCACTTTTTACAAGCGGGATGTCTCGCCAATCTTTGAGGTCATTTTACCCTTCACGACGAGCAGCAACGAGCTCCTTTGGCTTCTAAGGTACTACGAGAAAACCATAGCTGGAGCCGAAAAGGTGGAGTTGAACGGCTCCGTAAGAGTGGAGGACTGGATTGGCCCATTCAAACCTAGAACCATAGAGGTTATTCCCCTAGTAGAGGATATGGAGAGCATACTGAAAATTGGCGATATCATAGGTCCATACGTGGAGGCAGTTAAGCCAAAATACCTCCGAGTCTTCATAGCCCGCTCCGACCCAGCCCTAAACTATGGGCTTGTCTGCGCCGTGCTGCTTTGTAAGCTGGCTTTTTCACAGCTGAGAAATCTTGAGGAAAAGTTTGGCGTCAAAATATATCCCATAATCGGCGTAGGAACTATGCCCTTCCGGGGACACTTGACGCCGGAAAACATGGACCGCTTCATGGAGGAGTATTTGGGAGTCTGCACGGTGACTATTCAATCTGCCCTAAAATATGACTATCCACTGGAAGATGTGAGGCGTGTAGTCAAAATTTTGAATGACCGTCTTCCATGTGGCGCGCTTCCTGCAATAGAGCCTCATGAAATTAGAATTTTAAAAAGCATTCTAGCCAAGTTTATGGCGGAATATCAGAGGGTTGTGGAGAGGCTTGCCGCCCTAATAAATGCGGTGGCGGGGTATGTGCCTCAGAGGCGGGCTAGAAAACTTCACATAGGCTTGTTCGGCTACAGCCGAAGCGTTGGAAGGGTTTCCCTTCCAAGAGCCATACCTTTCGCGGCGGCGCTTTACTCGCTTGGGATTCCACCGGAATTCATTGGCTTCAGAGCCTTAAACAGCCTTGATGAGGTCGAGTGGGAGGCTCTGAACAAGTATTATGTCAACCTTAAACGCGACTTAGAATTCGCTGGCGTCCTCCTTTCTTGGCGAAACCTAAACTTGCTGGCGGACATGCATGACCAAATTGCCAAGATGGTGGGTGCAAGCCGTGAAGAACTTCGCCTCGGAATAGCCGAGCTCATAAAGGACCTTGAAACAGTTGAGGAAAGGCTTTCCATTAAACTTGGACCAGTAAACTTGACGCAACGGAGATATGAGAACATAGTCAATGACTTCCTCATAGCCTTCCTCGAGCAAAACGGCCAAGACGCCCAGAAATGCCTCGTAGAAGCAGCTAGAATCCGCAGATGCCTTGGCTAAAACAAGTTTTTTATGGAAAAACAGCCTTATATTCTTTGGAGATGAGTTGTTTGGCTGAGGAAAACCTTGTGGAGGTTGGACGTATAACCCACTATTTCACCAAAATTGGCGTGGCTGTTGTCGAGCTTAAGGCTCCATTAGCAGTTGGCGATCGCATAGTCATCAAGGGGCCCACAACAGACTTCGAGCAAGTCGTAGAGTCCATGCAAATCGAGCACAAAAACGTGCAGAGAGCGGAAGCCGGACAAAGCATAGGCTTGAAAGTCGCACAGCGCGTGAGGGAAAAGGACATAATTTACAAGAAACTTTAGCTTGAGATCTTGAGGTAAAACAGTGAATAAAATGGAAGAGGGCAAGGCTGAAGGATCAACAGAGGATAAAGGTGTAGTTAAGATTAGAAGCTGGGTTGAGTTTAAGCATCTTGTTGAAGATTTCAAGCCGAAAGCCATAGTCTACAACATTGAGCAGGATGGTTTATCGCCAAAACGGGAGCTGACAAATCTAAGGTTGATATTGCCCTCCGGACCCGCCTACTATGTTTTTCTGGATTCTGCAGGGGGTGACAGACTCAGAGGGACGGGCATACCGCTGCGGAGGGATACAAAGGGAAACCGCTACTTGGAAGAGGAGGACGTTGTAAAATTTCTTAGGGAACATTTCAAGCGTGAAGACTTAACTTTATGCTCATATTGGACAATCTAGAAAATTGGGTGAGCCTAAACATGCCAATAGAAGAGAGAATAGTTTACTTCGAATTCGGCGGACGCCACAACACCGAAGCCACCCTTAAACTAGCTAGGGAGCGGGCTGAGAAAAGGGGAATCAAAAATGTTGTTTTAGCCTCCATAACAGGCTTTTCCGCAGAGAAAGCCCTAGAAATATTCAAAGACACGGACATAAAGCTGACCATTGTCGGCATAAAGGGTGCAGGGTTCCCGGAATTTCCAAAGGACTTGCAAGAGAGATTGAGACGGTTGGGCCACAACTTCTGCTACGCATCGGACGTTCAGTACGAGTTTCCGGGACAAGTGCAGGATGCCCTTCGCAGGTTTTGTGAAGGCCTAAAGGTGTGTGTTGAAGTAGCCTTGGTTGCGGCGGACGCTGGCTACGTTAAGCCCGGCGAAGAAATCATTGCGATTGGCGGTACCGGGATGCTGGGCTATGAAAAGGGTGGAGGCTTGGACACTGCCATAGTTATAGAAGCTGTAAAAAGCAAGGATTTCCTGCAGCTGGAGTCCATTTTTGGAATGAAGGAAAAAAGACGCAGAATTCGGGAAATAATATGCAAACCAAGATGAAAGTCGCTGCTATATTTGCCTGGCTGCGCTTTCAGTATTTACCACTATTGGACGCCTGCCTCCCTTAGGGCTTCTTTGAGGGTTTCCTCGCTTGGGCAAACGCCAATTATGCGTATATCCTTGTCAACGACTATGGTGGGACTGGCGTTTGGCTTATGGGGCAGCCCTACGATTTTGCCAACGCCATGGCCGTCTCAAGAATAGCCAAATGGAAGGTTGTAGCCACTTATGTGGTGGCCGCCTGGGCTGGAAGCGTAACCTTTGGGCTGTTATATGGCCTTTTAAGCGGGTCGCTGTAGGGTATGACAAGCGAAAACGAATTTGGAGTTAAAAGTCCATGCCCATGCGCCCAAGAGGCAGTGGACGCGTTGAGAACTGTTCAACCGATAAAGGAGGGTATGCTCAAAGAAGTGCAATGCAAGGGGTGCGGCAAAACCTTCCTAACAAACTTTGACACGGAATACTGCTACGACTGCCGCAAAAGCATGAAACAGTGAAAACGCGCCATGGCAAGAGCATGTGCACCGTGCTATCCAACAATTTTTCCGGAAAATGCGACGGCTATGCTCCTTATGGCAAGCCCGCTGTATAGTTCTCCCAAACCAATATACTCGCTTCATTAATGGTAAAGCTGTTGTAGCATCCCGGATAGTGTGTTTATGGATGCACAGCATGTAAGCCCTGTGCCACAAAAAGGCTATAGTCCTTCCAAAGCCGCAATTTGCTTCCGTAACAAGGACTGAGGGGAAGGGCTTGCTGCGAAAGACTGTGCGCAGAAGATGTGGAAAAGTCTTCTGGACAAACCGTGAAGATGATTTATGCTTTAACTGTAAAGGCGAAGGCTAACTAGCCCTGTTTAAGCCTATAACCCCACTTCTTGTTTATCGCCTCAAGTTTCTCCGAAAGCCTCTTCGCCCTGTCCTCGGCTTCCTCGAAAAGAGCAGACCACTCCCGTCTCTTCACGAGGTTTGTCAGCTTCTCAATGTTGGATGGTATCTTCTCCATGGCTAAAACCCACTTCTTTGTTACCGCATCGTCTTCCCTCACGAGTTCCAGGGCCTCCTCGGGGCAGAACTGGATGCATTGAGGCCCTTCTGGATTGTTTTTGCAAAGGTCGCAGACCAAAACCGAAGGCTTGTCCGGGTGGAGTGAAATTCCACCGTAGGGACAAGCTTGAATACACCAGCCGCACCGGTCGCACTTAGCCTCATCCACAAGAATGAAGCCTTCCTCAGACTGGATTAAGGCGTTTCTCGAGCAAGCCCTCACACAGGGCGCGTTCTCGCAGAAACGACATGTTAAGGCGAGGTTAAAGGCTGGGGTTAAGCGTATAACTCTAATCCTAGACCTTAATGGGTTCCAGAGGGGTTCATTTTTTTCCAATACGCAGACGTACTCGCATAGGCTGCAGCCAGTGCATTTAGCCGGATCCACAGCCACAAACTTTCTCTCAGCTTGTCCAGCCATGAACAGCATCTCCGTCAAACTTGAGTTAAGTGTTCTCATGTGGAACTTGTTTTTATAATTTCCCATACCAAAAATGGAGCAGACATGTTTAAAGCCTAACCTCAACCCTTCCATCCAACACTATTCCATCCTCAGTAAACCTCGCCCGATAGGCATAAACCTCCACACCGCGCCTCACCGCCTCCCGAAGAGCCGCCCCAAATCTCGGGTCCATCTCATCGTTTGGTGTGAAAACCACAGCGTCTCCCCTCTGGATTACAAAGAGCACGGCAGCCCTAAAACCTTCATCCAAAGCTTTGGAAAGCTCTAAAACATGTCTGGCACCCCTCTCGGTGGGAGCATCTGGAAACATAGCAACTCCGTCCCGCACAAGAGTACAGGACTTAACCTCTAAAAGGCAGGGCTTAACCTCTGATCCCTCATAAAGGAGAAAATCAAATCTGGCGTGTCCATAACTGTATTCAGCCTTAACACCGCTATAACCGCGAAACTCCGGCAAATCTCCATGCTTCAAAGCCGCGAGAACAAGTTTGTTGGGAACTCGGGAATCAACCGAAACAATCACACCATTACAGTAAACACCTATAATATCGTAAACGGTTTTCCTCCCTGTCGCGGTGGCTCCCTCCCTCAAAATCACCTTCACACCGGAAACCAGAAGCTCACTCAATCTCCCGGGATTGGGTAGAAAACATGGAAAGCCTTTCCCGCCGACGTTTACCAGCGCCGAAAACCTTGTCAGCCTTCTCTCAAAAACTCCTTCCAAGATTTTGCCCTCAACCTTGATGAAGGCGACCACCCCTAAACCTCCATAAGCGTTGAGCCAAAATTCATATTTAACTTTCACAAACCATATCCACAAAACTGGCAACAATAAAATTCTGGATAAAAAATGCTACAGGGATTTTTCCAAAAGAACAAAAAAGTGAACTCCGCTAAATGCACGAAATGCGGTAGAAGAGACGCAACGGGCGATGATAGCCTTTGCGATAGCTGCCGATTCACTCAAACCATGGAGAGCATAGTTCGAACGAGAAAGTGAAAAAGGCGATTCCCATTAACCGCCAATGGAAAGGTTAAGGAATTATCTCGCAGCCCACATACTGCATAAACTCGAAATCCTCCATTTTTATTCTCCCAGAATCAATAAGCCTCTTAATTCTTGGAATTTCACATGTCACGGCGTCAATCATATTTTCAACAGTTTTACAGACAAGCCTGTAGGCTTCAGGCTTCCAGCGTTTCGTTATATTTGCATAGAGGCATCTGCCCCCACAAACATTGAATATACCGCAACTCATGCAGGGCTCGCCGACAAACACTTTTCTAAGCCTAAGCGGATGTGCAGTGCTTATATGCCCCAAATAAAAGTCCCGCATGCCCCACATACTCGGACAGGGCACAATGTGCCCATCCGTCTGAATAGCATAGTTTATCCAACCAGCGCCACACCGCAAAAACGTTTTCTCTTCGCCTCTCAAAAGGGACCGGGCGACTCCAAGAAAGGGATACAATCGCAGAACAACGCCATGTCTCTCCATGTAGTCAACCCAAAACTTAACGAGACGGTGGATTCCTGGATTATAGCTCTCCTCGCTCCACTCCTTAAATCTTCGCCTCTCAAAATCGCTCCAGAAGCCAGCATTGAGCTGCCAGTGCACAGACGAAAATGGAAAATCGCTGTTATTCAGCAGCCACAAAACCTGCCGGTAAATGTCCGTCTCCTCCATAACAGTCATCCGCGCAATAACCTCACCCCGAAAACCCCTACGCCTAACAATCCTCAAGTTCTCAACAACCCTGCGGTAAACACCTCTCCCACGGTAAAAGTCGGTTAGGGCTTCATCCCCATCAATAGAGACTAGGATAACGCTAAAACGGTTCAAGTATTCAAGCTCTAAATTGGCAAGATGCAAACCATTAGTCTGAACAACAAAATGCTTGGCTTTGACATTGTCCATAATGCGCCTAACATCATCCAAATACAAAAGAGGCTCCCCACCATAAAAAATCACAACACAATCCGGATCCAAACCGCAAAAACGCTCCAACAACCCCAAATCATAGCCAACACGCCTAGGCAAACAATAATCAACACTAAAACCGCCAAAATCACCTCCAAAATCCTTCAAAGCCTCACCAAAACAATAACGACACTCCAAATCACACTGAGTCGTCAACATCAAATGAAAGAACATTATGCCCCCACAAAATGAAAACACCTAATCAACCCTTGGTAAACTTTTCCCTAACCCGCTTAGCCCACTCAATATAGCTCCTAAGCTCCCGCTCACGAAGCACCCTTTCAGGCAAAGTCTCAGGAGCAAAAACAAGCGGGATAACGGCAATAAACAGGAAAAAGGAGGCCAAAGAGAGAGCACTGCTTTGAGGAACCAAAATCAGGAATGGCTCAAGCACTAACGAGAGAATTTCTGCAAGGAAAAATGGAATCCCGCCTAAAGCATAGAACTTCACCGAATTCCCAACAGATATCTCGCCCCAAATGACAATCATGAACAAGACAAAAGCTAAACCGATTGCTACCCCATCTGCAACAGAATAGAAGATCCATGAGATCAAAGAATATGGAAACAAACCCAAAACAGCATAAGCCACTCCGAGAAATATAAAAATGAAAACAAGCACACGTTTGCGTCCAACAACATCTAGAATTGCCCCAACAAAAAGCGCTGAAAAAGCAGCAACACATGGCTCTACAATTTTCATAAAGAAGGCGAACTCAGCCGCTTTAAAGTTCATAACCACCGTCTGAAAACCATCTATAAGAGAGAACATCAACCAGGCCGTAAAGTAAAGCAAGAAGGCTCTATTCTTCAAAACTGAAGCAAAAGTGTGATTTTTTTCCAAAGTTTCATCCTTAGAAAGCCTCTCTTCAGAAACTAGAAAGGCCAATGGAAGGCTCCAAAGTCTCCATAAAGACAATAATAATCCGGAAGTCAGAAGGTCAAACAAGAAAACGCTCCTGTAAAGGGCGAGGAAGCTCGAGAATGTTGCAAACAGAATTGTCCCTCCAGCTTTTCCTCTGTTTTCAATCGCTATCGTCCTGATGAGTAGGTCCATGCAGAAAGGGATGGCAAAGCCTAATGATGCGCCTAATAAGGATACAACCGCTAAGTTTCCCCAAAAATTGAACCGTGAGAGGATCATAACAAGCGGGGACGTAAAAGACCCTAGAAGAATCCATGTTTTCAGAATTAGCAACCTTTTTAGTCCTTTAAGCAACGCAACTCCAGCAATTGCCGAGACCATAATAGATATGGAATAAGCAGTATTCAGATATAAGGTCTCATCCATGCATCCAAATCTATTGATAGTTAAACGGCATAGATAATGCCATGAAAAGGCATTAAACAATAAGATGATCACAGCTATGCTTTCTCTGTCCTGTAGCGTGTTTTTATAAGCCGTGAAGACTTTCATTTCATGATCTATTAGTTTTACCTTTGCCGGCGAATTAAACTTAAGGCACTGCTTATACAGATTTTGAATACAGATTGGATTGCGATGGTAGACAAAATGTTTAAATAAAGTGTTGAACAAAAATACAAAAGGGAGAAGGCTTCATGGTTAGGAGAAAGAAAATCAACATTCCCTCTAGATCAGTGTTCGGCTGGTTTACGTAAACTAGAATACGTCCAGTTCTTTGGGACTCAGTTTAAAAGCTTCAGCTATTAGGGTTAACTTTTTATTTTTTCTGACGAAGTAGCTAGTAGATGAACATGCACGATCTACTGCTTTGTTTAAAAGTTTAATGGTGAAATTTATGCCGCCAAACTCATTTACCGTTTTAAAAATTTCTATCAATTTTGACTTTGTTTGCCTTCTTTTCTGCAAGATTGGCGGGATCAATCTTTGTCTGGCTTCGGTTTTTTGGAGGGCATATACCAGTGGCAAAGGCCAGGATTCATTTTTTAGTCTGTGTTTTAAAACGTCAAGTTCTAGCATATCTATCAGTTCTTCTCTTAAGATGGAGGCTAGACCTATGGATCTTCCATAGACAGCTAGGGCTTCAATTTCTTTTTCGGATGCCTTTCCCAGGATTGCGCCTATGCGGGTTATTGCTTCCATTTCGGAGGCTCTTTTTCTCAGTTTCGTTATGCAATCTTCTGGTAGAACATCTGTTTTTCTGCGGAATTGATGTTCAAGGATTTCGCTTTCGCTTTGTTCAAACCACACTTGGTCGATGGTTTCCAAAATTTTTCCTAAAGTCTCCGGGGGAACCCCTATTTCCAAGCTTTTTTTCATCAATGTGAAACCTTTGAATAGGAGTATATCGCTCAATATGAGGGCGACTTCTTTGCCGAACTTTCCATAAGCGGTTATGTGCTTCCCCCTTCTCTTAACGTTGTCAATTATGTCGTCGTGTATTCCTATGGCTTTTGCAAGCAGTACTAGTGAGGCTCCCGTGGGCACCGTGATTTCTGGGTCTCCGCCTACCGTCTCGCAGCAATACGCAACGATGGCTGGTCGGAAATAGTCGGGAATCAATGTGAGATAGGCTAGGGCTTCCTTTAGCTTGGGGTTATCTGTTTCTTGTTTCAGCAAGGCTTCTTTTGCCAGGTTCCAGCCTTTCGCACCATCTTTTTCAATAATCCTTCGAACATCTTCAATGGATGGTTTGGTCTTTCGATCGATTTCCATCATGTTTCACGTTTAAGAGTTATGCTACAATTCCGTTACGATATTAGAGTAGATTTTTAGGTATGTTTTTCCTTTTTCCGTTATGGTGTATATTTTTCTTGTGCGTTTTCCTAGTTGTTGCTCTTGGCTTGTGATTAATCCTTTATCTTCTAGTTTTCGTAGTAGTGGGTAGAGGGCTCCGTGTCTTATTTTTAGTCCGGAGATGTTTTCTATTTCCTTTTTTATTTTGTATCCCCATGTGGGTTGTTTGTTTATCAGGCGTAGTATTTGGATGTCGAGTAGGTTTTTGATTACGTGTTGAACAATTTCTTTTTTGAGGCTCTCTTCCATTTTTGGGCGGCCTTTTTGTTCTGCTTTTGACTTGTTTTGTTGGGTTTTATATGTTTTATGAAGTTCTCCGGGCTTGGCTGGTGTATGCTTTGTTATGCTTTTGATATGTGTGAAGCTTTATATGGCTGTTTAGTCTTTATAGAGTCTTGAGATATGTCA
Coding sequences:
- a CDS encoding PadR family transcriptional regulator, translated to MEESLKKEIVQHVIKNLLDIQILRLINKQPTWGYKIKKEIENISGLKIRHGALYPLLRKLEDKGLITSQEQQLGKRTRKIYTITEKGKTYLKIYSNIVTEL